A region of Haloplanus sp. XH21 DNA encodes the following proteins:
- a CDS encoding UvrD-helicase domain-containing protein — translation MTDHGPNDQQRELIDGTDGLYLVDAGAGTGKTFTVTRRYATIVSQDAVDPDDVLLVTFTNNAAAEMKERIVGNCHYGMRELADAPIQTFHSLCHDILEEHGHAAPTYLGIDDRITGSTRIVEDELVEEALFGEFIDRFSDEHPEYDDFFRALSNPDELLGLLNQLAAKGVFPDADGWYRDGERHLDGDFAAFKAVFDELNEPRNGGRKQSVLRSKLGRYGRNKCYLPDAPEKSAVRGDGKQVPDDLARRVLEEDRTDLKAFVHDIYHAYLQFALRRNYLNFGMLQLFAFVLLCENHDLRDDVAFEYVMIDEFQDSSEIQFKLALLLAGTNNVCVVGDWKQSIYSFQYADVDNIVEFESRLDRFVDQLNRDHERVSFPTSPVTTIELVESYRSTQEILDFSEHALRAPAANLDDVDEEAVDDRIVSLRSNSDHENTTIEAIRSDEEQEAVLAKIQGIVGNENYRVEDEDGTLRAPQYGDIAVMTRTRDFGRELLGTAEAYGLPMAYEGGIELFRTDQAKLLLAWLRILEDDIDRGWAVVLERAGYTLDEIDAILERESYPENVVAFREELRAMETLGSVARRVFARYGYDGPTADVVLHTLQSVHNATTQTRGDLIRFIERGVEAGSTREVHAGAGTNSVTVQTIHATKGLEYPIVILANMNSGRFPPGGGGGGVVTYDDPVGLRQRKVYSKDAHGLPHVYDNWRADVLRACLPREYDEERRLLYVAITRAESHVVFTAGEDPNTFIEELPVAVESVTPDVAEHTQEESDQTALQVKMPVPEGPRGHTPHTLMRDEVFEDVEGGRGTEFGTRVHDFAEAYALGEDVEPRDSEPDEAHVAQFIDGLDGALLIEEDAYLPLTVDGERVTISGVVDLVHVTPDRVDIVDYKTDRGRHGESEYRKQLSVYYHVVSDAYPDREITASVLYTETGVRRDIEPLDMTEIKALVRDSDISSTEVTE, via the coding sequence ATGACCGACCACGGCCCGAACGACCAGCAACGGGAACTCATCGACGGAACGGACGGCCTCTATCTCGTCGACGCCGGCGCCGGGACGGGCAAGACGTTCACCGTGACGCGCCGGTACGCCACCATCGTCTCGCAGGATGCCGTCGATCCCGACGATGTCCTGCTGGTGACGTTTACGAACAACGCGGCCGCCGAGATGAAAGAGCGCATCGTCGGGAACTGCCACTACGGGATGCGCGAACTCGCGGACGCCCCAATTCAGACGTTCCACTCGCTCTGTCACGACATCCTCGAGGAGCACGGGCACGCCGCCCCGACGTATCTCGGCATCGACGACCGCATCACCGGGTCGACGCGCATCGTCGAAGACGAACTCGTCGAAGAGGCGCTGTTCGGCGAGTTCATCGACCGATTCAGCGACGAGCATCCCGAGTACGACGATTTCTTCCGCGCGCTCTCGAATCCGGACGAGTTGCTCGGCCTGCTCAACCAGCTCGCGGCGAAGGGCGTGTTCCCGGACGCCGACGGGTGGTACCGCGACGGCGAGCGCCATCTCGACGGCGACTTTGCGGCGTTCAAAGCGGTGTTCGACGAGCTGAACGAACCGCGAAACGGCGGGCGCAAACAGTCCGTGCTGCGGTCGAAGCTCGGTCGCTACGGGCGGAACAAGTGCTACCTCCCCGACGCCCCCGAGAAATCGGCGGTTCGTGGGGACGGCAAACAGGTCCCCGACGACCTCGCCAGGCGCGTCCTCGAGGAAGACCGCACGGATCTGAAGGCGTTCGTCCACGACATCTACCACGCGTACCTGCAGTTCGCGCTGCGGCGCAACTACCTGAACTTCGGGATGCTCCAGCTGTTCGCGTTCGTCCTGCTCTGTGAGAACCACGATCTGCGCGACGACGTGGCGTTCGAGTATGTGATGATCGACGAGTTTCAGGATTCCAGCGAGATACAGTTCAAGCTCGCGCTCCTGCTCGCGGGCACGAACAACGTCTGCGTCGTCGGCGACTGGAAACAGAGCATCTACAGCTTCCAGTACGCCGACGTCGACAACATCGTCGAGTTCGAGAGCCGGCTGGATCGCTTCGTCGACCAGTTGAACCGCGACCACGAACGCGTGTCGTTCCCGACCAGCCCCGTCACCACCATCGAACTCGTCGAGAGCTACCGCTCCACTCAGGAGATACTCGACTTCTCGGAGCACGCCCTGCGAGCCCCCGCAGCGAATCTGGATGACGTAGACGAAGAGGCCGTCGACGACCGTATCGTTTCACTTCGGTCGAACTCGGACCACGAGAACACCACCATCGAGGCGATTCGGAGCGACGAGGAGCAGGAGGCGGTGCTGGCGAAGATCCAAGGGATCGTCGGCAACGAGAACTACCGCGTCGAGGACGAGGACGGCACTCTCCGAGCGCCGCAGTATGGCGACATCGCGGTGATGACGCGCACGCGTGACTTCGGGAGAGAGTTGCTCGGCACCGCCGAGGCGTACGGGCTCCCGATGGCCTACGAGGGCGGGATCGAACTCTTCCGGACGGACCAGGCAAAGCTCCTGCTCGCCTGGCTGCGCATCCTGGAAGACGACATCGACCGCGGGTGGGCCGTCGTCCTCGAGCGAGCGGGCTACACGCTCGACGAGATCGACGCGATCCTGGAGCGCGAATCGTACCCTGAGAACGTGGTGGCGTTTCGCGAGGAGCTGCGGGCGATGGAGACGCTCGGCAGCGTCGCGCGGCGCGTGTTCGCTCGCTACGGCTACGACGGGCCGACGGCGGACGTCGTCCTCCACACGCTCCAGTCGGTCCACAACGCGACCACGCAGACGCGTGGCGATCTCATCCGATTCATCGAACGCGGTGTCGAGGCCGGAAGTACCCGCGAAGTCCACGCCGGCGCGGGGACGAACTCCGTGACCGTCCAGACGATTCACGCGACGAAAGGCCTCGAATACCCCATCGTCATCCTGGCGAACATGAACAGCGGGCGGTTCCCGCCGGGCGGCGGTGGTGGCGGCGTCGTCACCTACGACGACCCCGTTGGCTTGCGTCAGCGGAAAGTGTACTCGAAAGACGCACACGGGCTGCCCCACGTCTACGACAACTGGCGAGCCGATGTCCTCCGGGCGTGTCTGCCTCGCGAGTACGACGAGGAGCGCCGGCTCCTCTACGTCGCCATCACGCGCGCCGAGAGCCACGTCGTCTTCACCGCTGGCGAGGATCCGAACACCTTCATTGAGGAGCTCCCGGTCGCGGTCGAGTCAGTCACGCCCGACGTTGCGGAGCACACGCAAGAAGAGTCGGACCAGACCGCGCTCCAGGTCAAGATGCCGGTCCCGGAGGGACCACGCGGACACACCCCGCATACGCTCATGCGCGACGAGGTGTTCGAGGACGTCGAGGGGGGTCGCGGGACCGAGTTCGGCACGCGAGTCCACGACTTCGCCGAGGCGTACGCGCTCGGTGAAGATGTCGAACCACGTGACTCAGAACCGGACGAGGCGCACGTCGCGCAGTTCATCGACGGCCTCGACGGGGCGTTACTGATCGAGGAAGACGCGTACCTGCCGCTCACGGTCGATGGCGAGCGCGTGACCATCTCGGGCGTGGTCGACCTCGTTCACGTGACGCCGGACCGCGTGGACATCGTCGACTACAAGACTGACCGCGGCCGGCACGGCGAGTCGGAGTACCGCAAGCAGTTGAGTGTCTACTACCACGTCGTCAGCGACGCCTACCCGGATCGGGAGATCACGGCCAGTGTTCTGTATACGGAGACGGGGGTTCGTCGGGACATCGAACCGCTCGACATGACCGAGATTAAGGCTCTCGTCAGGGATTCCGACATATCGTCGACGGAAGTCACCGAGTAA
- a CDS encoding PH domain-containing protein: MKLSPLSVPYRVIERGAGLVFTAVVISSGASAALGPIGGVVGAALVGLAILLLVGYEVTYYRRFEYELGDETLDIRSGVVSRRNREIPIRRIQNVDISRNIVQRLVGIAAVDFETAGGSETEASLRFVDFEVAKRLQQDIGRLKRGDAAAGETSDQASAPDRESEALFALSGRELLLVGALSFDFRIPGLLFVLLSGSLPALSSMLATQIGVLAAGVVAVALVIVLVSWLGGALVSVLNYYDFRLARVGDELQYERGLLRRYDGSIPLDKVQTLTVTDDPLKRLFGYASLRIETAGYTPGSGESGSEAAVPLASRERVFDLASRIESFGTPAFDRPPKRVRRRYALRYCLGLGVVVALLYGVDLLVARSLPWYGPVALVLLVPVAAHFKWRHRGYWLGEHHLVTRNGVLRREIKIVPYYRIQTVIDSRTFFQRRWGVATVTADTAGSLSIVGSDAAAVDIDDATADDLRATLATRLRESLAARRGWIEPGANAGAGDGSVAATDDSTDTDARSLRSRDGDGAGDEDPEG, from the coding sequence ATGAAGCTCTCGCCGCTCTCGGTGCCGTACCGCGTGATCGAACGCGGGGCCGGCCTCGTGTTCACCGCCGTCGTCATCTCCTCGGGCGCGTCGGCCGCGCTCGGCCCCATCGGCGGGGTCGTCGGCGCCGCCCTCGTCGGCCTGGCGATCCTCCTGCTCGTCGGCTACGAGGTGACCTACTACCGCCGGTTCGAGTACGAACTCGGGGACGAGACGCTCGACATCCGCTCGGGCGTCGTCTCGCGACGCAACCGCGAAATCCCCATCCGACGGATCCAGAACGTCGACATCAGCCGGAACATCGTCCAGCGACTCGTCGGCATCGCCGCCGTCGACTTCGAGACGGCCGGCGGGAGCGAGACGGAGGCGTCGCTTCGGTTCGTCGATTTCGAGGTGGCCAAACGGCTGCAGCAGGATATCGGCCGACTGAAACGGGGTGACGCGGCGGCTGGAGAGACTAGCGACCAGGCGTCCGCGCCGGACCGAGAGAGCGAAGCCCTGTTCGCGCTGTCGGGGCGCGAACTCCTGCTCGTGGGGGCGCTGTCGTTCGACTTCCGGATCCCGGGCCTCCTGTTCGTGTTGCTCTCCGGGAGCCTCCCCGCGCTGTCGTCGATGCTCGCCACGCAGATCGGCGTTCTCGCGGCCGGCGTCGTCGCCGTCGCGCTCGTCATCGTCCTCGTCTCGTGGCTCGGTGGCGCGCTCGTCTCCGTCCTCAACTACTACGACTTCCGCCTCGCGCGCGTCGGCGACGAACTGCAGTACGAGCGCGGCCTCCTGCGGCGATACGACGGGTCGATCCCCTTGGACAAGGTGCAGACGTTGACCGTGACCGACGACCCGCTGAAGCGGCTGTTCGGCTACGCGTCGCTCCGCATCGAAACGGCGGGGTACACCCCCGGATCGGGCGAGAGCGGGTCGGAGGCGGCCGTCCCGCTCGCCAGCCGCGAGCGGGTGTTCGACCTCGCCTCGCGCATCGAGTCGTTCGGCACGCCGGCGTTCGACCGCCCGCCGAAACGCGTCCGCCGTCGCTACGCCCTCCGCTACTGCCTCGGTCTCGGCGTCGTCGTCGCGCTCCTCTACGGCGTCGACCTTCTCGTGGCGCGGTCGCTCCCCTGGTACGGTCCCGTGGCGCTCGTTTTGCTCGTCCCCGTCGCTGCCCACTTCAAATGGCGACACCGGGGGTACTGGCTCGGGGAGCACCATCTCGTCACGCGAAACGGCGTCCTCCGCCGAGAGATAAAGATCGTTCCCTACTACCGCATCCAGACGGTCATCGACTCGCGGACGTTCTTCCAGCGACGCTGGGGGGTCGCGACGGTGACCGCCGACACTGCTGGCTCCCTCTCGATCGTCGGCAGCGACGCCGCCGCAGTCGACATTGACGACGCGACGGCGGACGACCTCCGGGCGACGCTCGCGACCCGTCTCCGGGAATCGCTCGCCGCACGCCGGGGCTGGATCGAACCGGGCGCGAACGCCGGCGCGGGCGACGGATCGGTGGCCGCTACCGACGATTCCACCGACACGGACGCTCGATCACTCCGTTCGCGGGACGGCGACGGCGCCGGCGACGAAGATCCCGAGGGCTAG
- a CDS encoding AMP-binding protein produces MRVLGDLVARDRRSDRPALRIDARDRTFSYHEFCTTAWKAGHALTHLGVHRGSRVALATDPSPPILQTCVGAASLGARVAFDTSAESRVVVVPADREAEFDAAASRVVVYGDAPASTAATHWEGVVWSENPSVPPAEPDPADPVLDRPADDAPLTHCDFLSRAERIVADAGLDAETSVALRASLADPHAVIAGVVAPLVAGGTVVIPDGGGASADVAVGSDPAPEPRRIDPDTV; encoded by the coding sequence ATGCGCGTCCTCGGCGACCTGGTCGCCCGTGACCGGCGGAGCGACCGACCCGCGCTGCGGATCGACGCCCGTGACCGGACGTTCAGTTACCACGAGTTCTGCACGACCGCCTGGAAAGCCGGTCACGCGCTCACCCACCTCGGCGTCCACCGCGGCTCGCGCGTCGCGCTCGCGACCGATCCGTCGCCACCGATCCTCCAGACCTGCGTCGGCGCCGCGTCGCTCGGCGCCCGAGTGGCGTTCGACACGTCCGCCGAGAGCCGGGTCGTCGTGGTGCCCGCCGACCGCGAAGCCGAATTCGACGCCGCTGCGTCGCGAGTCGTCGTCTACGGTGACGCGCCGGCGTCGACGGCGGCGACCCACTGGGAGGGCGTGGTCTGGAGCGAGAACCCGTCGGTCCCGCCGGCCGAGCCCGACCCGGCCGATCCGGTGCTCGACCGACCGGCCGACGACGCACCGCTCACGCACTGCGATTTCCTCTCGCGGGCGGAGCGTATCGTCGCCGACGCCGGCCTCGATGCCGAAACGTCGGTCGCGCTGCGCGCGTCGCTCGCCGACCCGCACGCGGTGATCGCTGGCGTGGTGGCGCCGCTGGTCGCGGGTGGCACGGTCGTCATCCCCGACGGCGGCGGGGCGTCGGCGGACGTGGCCGTCGGCAGCGATCCGGCCCCCGAACCACGGCGGATCGATCCGGACACGGTCTGA
- a CDS encoding ABC transporter permease: MSRQRRIRSTFVAAARAFTRRKTAVFFTFFFPILLILIFGALVQTRPTGGGLFAREPAYYLPGYLGIVVVFTPLSRVGSTIARHRDGNRFEKLATTPLRRWEWLFAHTLVNAVVIGLAGLLLFVLVLFVTGAEVVVGPGLLALVPLVVVGVTLFCGLGAIIGRVADSQDGVIAASNSVALPVWMLSETFVPPAMLPAWFRPVTDVSPLTYFSRGVRAATEGGDPMGSLLVLAVLALGIFVAGAVAVPRTE; encoded by the coding sequence ATGAGCCGCCAGCGGCGGATCCGGTCGACGTTCGTTGCCGCGGCCCGCGCGTTCACCCGGCGGAAGACGGCCGTCTTCTTCACGTTTTTCTTCCCCATCCTGCTCATCCTGATCTTCGGCGCGCTGGTGCAGACCCGACCCACCGGCGGCGGCCTGTTCGCCCGCGAACCGGCGTACTACCTCCCCGGCTACCTCGGCATCGTCGTGGTGTTCACGCCGCTGTCGCGGGTGGGAAGCACCATCGCGCGCCACCGCGACGGCAACCGCTTCGAGAAACTGGCGACGACGCCGCTTCGCCGCTGGGAGTGGCTCTTCGCCCACACGCTGGTCAACGCCGTCGTCATCGGCCTCGCCGGCCTGCTGCTGTTCGTACTGGTGTTGTTCGTGACGGGCGCCGAGGTGGTCGTCGGCCCCGGACTGCTCGCGCTGGTCCCGCTCGTGGTCGTCGGCGTGACGTTGTTCTGTGGACTGGGGGCGATCATCGGCCGCGTCGCCGACTCCCAGGACGGCGTCATCGCCGCCAGCAACTCCGTCGCGCTCCCGGTGTGGATGCTCTCGGAGACGTTCGTCCCGCCCGCGATGCTGCCCGCCTGGTTCCGCCCCGTGACGGACGTTTCGCCGCTGACGTACTTCTCCCGTGGCGTCCGCGCGGCGACCGAAGGCGGCGATCCGATGGGGTCGCTGCTCGTGTTGGCGGTGCTAGCCCTCGGGATCTTCGTCGCCGGCGCCGTCGCCGTCCCGCGAACGGAGTGA
- a CDS encoding sensor histidine kinase, whose translation MRVSTESIHPRYGFYAVGWICFGLGLIHYRIEPGGLESVLELVMIVGLSVIVLYTGYELPDQSISAAGQWRALLLGIGVAVSFTTLAFAVWLTWSIDGTHRKFSFLLSFAASLGAAVGTRSSLYAVQSKERLAKTQELTKLLRINQRVLRHNLRNELSIALGYLGNIENEIDSDDLSADLELIRDHLEALLETTDRTRKIVSIWDTDDRSELDLTAILEKQLHQLRQEHPDVDVTSTLPAECRVVAHVALPLAIREVLTNAIEHNPRDVSVHVTLDRRNNGTVALEVADTGTGIPKPDLEAITIPEETPLAHTQGLGLWILYWTVRMSDGTVEFHANEPTGTVVSITLPAL comes from the coding sequence ATGCGGGTTTCAACCGAATCGATTCACCCACGGTACGGATTCTACGCCGTCGGGTGGATCTGTTTCGGACTCGGACTCATCCATTACCGAATAGAACCCGGCGGGCTGGAGTCGGTTCTCGAACTGGTCATGATTGTCGGGCTCTCGGTCATCGTGCTTTATACGGGGTATGAGCTCCCGGATCAGTCGATATCCGCGGCGGGGCAGTGGCGGGCGCTACTGTTAGGGATTGGCGTCGCGGTCTCGTTTACCACACTGGCGTTTGCCGTCTGGCTGACGTGGTCGATCGATGGGACGCATCGGAAGTTCTCCTTTCTCCTCTCGTTTGCCGCGTCACTCGGTGCAGCGGTCGGCACGCGGAGCAGCCTCTATGCAGTGCAGTCGAAAGAACGACTCGCCAAAACGCAAGAACTCACGAAACTGCTCCGGATCAATCAGCGGGTGCTGCGACACAACCTTCGGAACGAACTCTCGATCGCACTCGGCTATCTCGGAAACATCGAGAACGAAATCGATTCGGACGATCTCAGTGCCGACCTCGAACTGATCCGAGACCACCTCGAAGCGCTCCTGGAAACCACGGACCGGACGCGGAAGATCGTCTCTATCTGGGACACCGACGACCGCAGCGAACTCGATCTCACGGCGATACTCGAAAAGCAGCTACACCAGCTACGGCAGGAACACCCGGACGTAGATGTCACGTCGACGCTCCCGGCGGAGTGTCGGGTGGTCGCTCACGTCGCGTTACCGCTCGCGATCCGCGAGGTGCTGACGAACGCCATCGAACACAACCCCCGCGACGTCTCCGTCCACGTCACTCTCGATCGTCGAAATAACGGCACGGTGGCACTCGAGGTGGCTGATACGGGGACGGGGATCCCGAAACCCGACCTCGAAGCGATAACCATCCCCGAGGAGACGCCGCTCGCCCACACGCAAGGTCTCGGTCTGTGGATCCTCTACTGGACCGTCAGGATGTCCGACGGAACGGTCGAGTTCCACGCGAACGAACCGACCGGGACCGTCGTCAGCATAACGCTGCCGGCGCTATGA
- a CDS encoding PD-(D/E)XK nuclease family protein — MSFPRAKPIDDLYEDVAGYDLVVVPDAPLASALNRRIDRPHLGSFAITPRRLAAGRREEAEDRIAFLELVEQTDLDWKRGAYAIGNILQCWEHRGRLEAILDYDAYVDGATRQAVEYIAGLDTTSRRLTEYRIDGDQDIAVVGHDQLTQLERSILPDDYETYDTFGEREFDRPPFHIFDSATAIVDTVVDAVTESNADDVAVVLDRGSEFSALIESALEADDIPFYGGPGFIDDPDHRTFVQLLRAAHGGTETRVGEIRPLLSRLGISLDVEHDEKRLYELDDRELDWLVDFCGHIETRTFAEALGRFEDRVDRRLDGFRAELETLGIADTRATESAVDQLVFYLQSYEVPIDRDNEGVLLADAKSAAYVDRPVVFYLGLDEDWTHSAPRRPWVDQGPQYTRNIQQFQLLLQSGATQYYLVQDAKGGSPVTPCLYFEELLDEEFERFSDLDSATHAPRIDRSGDGFEKKPVEATTSQMSTISQSSLGTYVNSPRDHFFDRLVDDPDKDYFKEGNLFHDFAEFYVTHPEFVDEGVIDDVVEYMLAETRPFVRSVDEATRRTKYRAGVETIVAFFDENTPVDGEFLTATSDWGSNVFAERFDRPIDSPITERWFENEDLGVKGKIDLVHSPSRLLDHKSGRRKSAAQIVKRSALDPPSDSPNFQALLYLTHWRSQYPEQRLEFAFFHFLDTLDDVVAGEVDLDDTLTTVSYHPMPFEAHARSEAFFDELVEDGANDCQKTLSQVDYEDYAAVFDETDLPDTTDSGELIDSAFGETLTARLKDRVGDYKYVESGCKQAMRQLARVRGRTFFEDDLDAFEAFVDERLGELNRRRAGVERFPIGGLGGEPNYRYVDNRDLLLEGER, encoded by the coding sequence GTGTCATTTCCTCGGGCCAAGCCAATCGACGACCTCTACGAGGACGTCGCCGGATACGACCTCGTCGTGGTACCGGACGCGCCACTGGCCAGCGCGTTGAACCGTCGCATCGACCGGCCACATCTCGGATCGTTCGCGATCACGCCCCGTCGTCTCGCGGCGGGCCGTCGGGAAGAAGCCGAGGACCGCATCGCCTTTCTCGAACTCGTCGAGCAGACCGACCTCGACTGGAAGCGCGGTGCCTACGCCATCGGGAACATCCTCCAGTGCTGGGAACACCGTGGCCGTCTCGAAGCCATCCTCGACTACGATGCGTACGTCGACGGCGCCACGCGCCAGGCGGTCGAGTACATCGCTGGTCTCGATACGACATCGCGGCGACTCACCGAGTACCGCATCGACGGCGATCAGGATATCGCCGTCGTCGGACACGACCAACTAACGCAGCTGGAGCGATCGATCCTCCCCGACGACTACGAGACGTACGACACGTTCGGTGAACGGGAGTTCGACCGGCCGCCGTTCCACATCTTCGACTCCGCCACGGCCATCGTCGACACCGTCGTCGATGCCGTCACCGAATCGAACGCCGACGACGTTGCTGTCGTGCTCGACCGAGGGAGCGAGTTCTCCGCGCTCATCGAGTCCGCGCTGGAGGCCGACGACATCCCGTTCTACGGCGGTCCCGGCTTCATCGACGACCCCGACCACCGCACGTTCGTCCAGTTGCTCCGTGCGGCACACGGCGGCACCGAGACGCGCGTCGGTGAGATACGGCCGCTCCTCTCGCGACTCGGTATCTCGCTCGACGTCGAGCACGACGAGAAGCGCCTGTACGAACTCGACGACCGCGAACTCGACTGGCTCGTCGACTTCTGTGGGCACATCGAAACCCGGACTTTCGCTGAGGCGCTCGGCCGGTTCGAGGACAGGGTGGACCGCCGACTCGACGGGTTCCGTGCCGAACTGGAGACGCTCGGCATCGCCGACACGCGCGCGACCGAGTCTGCCGTGGACCAGCTTGTGTTCTACCTCCAGAGTTACGAGGTGCCCATCGACCGGGACAACGAGGGAGTGTTGCTCGCCGACGCGAAGTCGGCCGCCTACGTCGACCGCCCGGTCGTCTTCTACCTCGGACTGGACGAGGACTGGACGCATTCGGCGCCGCGCCGTCCGTGGGTCGATCAGGGTCCCCAGTACACGCGCAACATCCAGCAGTTCCAGCTCCTCCTCCAGAGCGGAGCGACGCAATACTACCTCGTCCAAGACGCGAAAGGCGGGTCGCCGGTGACGCCGTGTCTCTACTTCGAAGAACTGCTCGACGAGGAGTTCGAGCGCTTCAGCGACCTGGATTCGGCGACGCACGCACCCCGGATCGACCGTTCCGGTGACGGCTTCGAGAAGAAACCGGTCGAGGCCACCACCTCCCAGATGTCGACCATCAGCCAATCCAGTCTCGGCACCTACGTCAACTCGCCCCGAGACCACTTCTTCGACCGACTCGTCGACGACCCCGACAAGGACTACTTCAAAGAAGGGAACCTCTTCCACGACTTCGCCGAGTTCTACGTCACCCACCCGGAGTTCGTCGACGAGGGCGTCATCGACGACGTGGTGGAGTATATGCTCGCGGAAACGCGGCCGTTCGTCCGGTCGGTCGACGAGGCGACGCGCCGGACGAAATACCGCGCTGGCGTGGAGACCATCGTCGCGTTCTTCGATGAGAACACGCCAGTCGACGGCGAATTTCTCACCGCCACGAGCGACTGGGGGAGCAACGTCTTCGCCGAGCGCTTTGATCGTCCCATCGACTCACCCATCACCGAACGGTGGTTCGAGAACGAGGACCTGGGGGTGAAAGGGAAAATCGACCTGGTTCACTCGCCGTCCCGACTCCTCGACCACAAGAGCGGCCGGCGCAAGAGCGCCGCTCAGATCGTCAAACGTTCGGCGCTCGACCCACCCAGCGACTCGCCGAACTTCCAAGCGCTCCTGTACCTCACGCACTGGCGCTCGCAGTACCCCGAACAGCGACTCGAATTCGCCTTCTTCCACTTCCTCGATACGCTCGACGATGTCGTCGCCGGTGAGGTCGATCTCGACGACACGCTGACGACGGTCTCCTACCATCCGATGCCGTTCGAGGCGCACGCGCGCTCCGAGGCGTTCTTCGACGAGTTGGTCGAAGACGGCGCGAACGACTGTCAGAAGACGCTCTCCCAGGTCGACTACGAGGACTACGCGGCGGTCTTCGACGAGACGGACCTTCCGGACACGACCGACAGCGGCGAACTCATCGACTCGGCGTTCGGCGAGACGCTGACGGCCCGACTGAAAGACCGCGTCGGCGACTACAAGTACGTCGAGTCGGGCTGCAAGCAGGCGATGCGCCAGTTGGCGCGCGTTCGCGGGCGGACGTTCTTCGAAGACGATCTCGACGCGTTCGAGGCCTTCGTCGACGAGCGCCTCGGGGAACTGAACCGCCGACGCGCCGGGGTGGAACGCTTCCCGATCGGGGGACTCGGCGGCGAGCCGAACTACCGCTACGTGGACAACCGCGACCTGCTCCTGGAGGGTGAGCGATGA
- a CDS encoding ABC transporter ATP-binding protein codes for MAEALVAEGVRKQYGDTVALDGVSLSIPAGEVFGLVGPNGAGKTTLVRALTGTTRYEGAIRVLGEEPGGVDPSRIGLLPQSFHPADRLTARELIAYYAGLYDESRAVDDVLDDVGLTDAADTWYENLSGGQRRRACVGTALVNDPDVLFLDEPTTGIDPAGRRSLWELIENLAAGGTTVLLTSHSMGEVERLADRVGLLRDGSLVAVGTPSELVADHGGDSHLLVDVDDPADARVAAEALDADIDERDGHLVVHDVALADVGRVVAELEAAGVDFDSFTWAEPDLEDIYLRLTGESLTAGMDRKPATETEGEASR; via the coding sequence ATGGCAGAGGCACTCGTCGCCGAGGGCGTGCGCAAGCAGTACGGCGACACCGTCGCGCTCGACGGCGTCTCGCTATCGATCCCCGCAGGCGAGGTGTTCGGACTGGTCGGCCCCAACGGCGCGGGCAAGACCACGCTCGTCCGGGCACTCACGGGGACCACTCGCTACGAGGGGGCGATCCGGGTGCTCGGCGAGGAGCCGGGGGGCGTCGATCCGTCCCGGATCGGCCTCCTCCCGCAGTCGTTTCACCCGGCAGATCGGCTCACGGCCCGCGAACTGATCGCGTACTACGCCGGCCTCTACGACGAGTCCCGCGCCGTCGACGATGTCCTCGACGACGTGGGACTGACCGACGCCGCCGACACCTGGTACGAGAACCTCTCGGGCGGCCAGCGGCGGCGAGCCTGTGTGGGCACGGCGCTCGTCAACGATCCCGACGTGCTCTTCCTGGACGAACCGACGACGGGTATCGACCCTGCGGGCCGACGGTCGCTGTGGGAACTGATAGAGAACCTGGCTGCGGGCGGCACGACGGTGTTGCTCACCAGCCACTCGATGGGCGAGGTCGAACGACTGGCCGACCGCGTCGGTCTCCTCCGTGACGGGAGTCTCGTCGCTGTCGGCACGCCGTCGGAGTTGGTCGCGGACCACGGCGGCGACAGCCACCTGCTGGTGGACGTGGACGACCCCGCGGATGCACGGGTGGCCGCAGAGGCCCTCGACGCCGACATCGACGAACGCGACGGCCATCTCGTCGTCCACGATGTCGCGCTCGCGGACGTGGGCCGTGTCGTCGCGGAGCTGGAAGCCGCCGGCGTCGACTTCGATTCGTTCACCTGGGCCGAACCCGATCTCGAGGACATCTACCTCCGCCTGACGGGTGAGTCGCTGACGGCGGGGATGGACCGGAAGCCAGCGACGGAGACGGAAGGGGAGGCGTCGCGATGA
- a CDS encoding SelT/SelW/SelH family protein — MTDVEIEYCVPCGFLERAEDVQHALLTSLGEDLDSVALVTGEKGVFRVSVDGETIYDKDENGDYDTDALVDAVRERV; from the coding sequence ATGACAGATGTCGAAATCGAATACTGCGTCCCGTGTGGCTTCCTGGAACGTGCTGAAGACGTCCAACACGCGCTGCTCACGTCGCTCGGCGAGGACCTCGACTCGGTCGCGCTGGTGACCGGCGAGAAGGGCGTCTTCCGCGTCAGCGTCGACGGCGAGACCATCTACGACAAGGACGAGAACGGCGACTACGACACCGACGCCCTGGTCGACGCGGTGCGGGAGCGCGTCTGA